One segment of Brassica napus cultivar Da-Ae chromosome C3, Da-Ae, whole genome shotgun sequence DNA contains the following:
- the LOC106431242 gene encoding uncharacterized protein LOC106431242 — MGCATSVYASVGKKKRIVQESVVFVLQLRVPVQSDLQRQLKGVAPKTTVERLACLRNQIQLVAEDTGGSAISELRTALEEYLSLLTGIVKKKNDGMEGCVEFKWKILGDGRRAELCFTNIWMEMLTVIHMMAALALTEANSLMIPKACSDSSNSVRVVSSDCRRDAVDLLLKASGYLEFCIREILTRFPPDIKSKLPDDMQESVLQTLSIQALGQGTEIQLGLAVDSQKATLSVKRRLACEQVIYFSQAYQCLSGCEVVSHGCAKKLLRFIYWKFLEAKAAAYYYHGLVTDKGNEPACHVSAVCCFLAAAELLAESKKACFSFCLALPVTRAPPMWGVMKHLSQKIPEVAFRKSQTYGYLLEEEEKAMQCLPELPDFQLSLRPEEFELPEIEAGSSEGNQTHLLSEHLEDYSDNHDDDEDNDELDH; from the exons aTGGGGTGTGCTACATCTGTTTATGCTTCTGTGGGCAAGAAGAAGAGGATCGTTCAAGAATCTGTAGTGTTTGTTCTACAGCTCCGTGTTCCTGTTCAGTCTGATCTTCAGCGTCAGCTCAAAGGTGTTGCTCCCAAGACCACCGTTGAGCGTTTGGCATGTCTAAGGAATCAGATTCAGTTGGTAGCTGAGGACACAG GTGGTTCTGCCATTTCTGAGCTGCGTACAGCTTTGGAGGAGTACTTATCTCTCCTCACCGGTATTGTCAAGAAAA AGAATGATGGCATGGAGGGATGTGTAGAGTTCAAATGGAAAATCCTTGGAGATGGTCGAAGA GCAGAGTTATGTTTCACAAACATTTGGATGGAGATGCTGACAGTGATCCACATGATGGCTGCTTTGGCATTGACTGAAGCTAACTCTCTCATGATTCCGAAGGCCTGCTCTGATTCTAGCAATAGCGTCCGTGTGGTCTCCAGTG ATTGCAGGAGAGATGCAGTTGACTTGCTGCTCAAGGCGTCTGGATACTTAGAGTTCTGCATCCGAGAGATATTGACTCGCTTTCCTCCTGATATTAA GAGTAAATTGCCAGATGATATGCAGGAGAGTGTTTTACAAACTCTATCTATCCAAGCACTAGGCCAG GGAACTGAGATTCAACTAGGATTAGCAGTTGATAGCCAGAAAGCTACACTCTCTGTGAAGAGGAGACTTGCCTGTGAGCAAGTCATCTATTTCTCCCAG GCATATCAATGCTTGTCTGGTTGTGAAGTAGTCAGCCACGGATGCGCCAAAAAGCTTCTCCGGTTCATATACTGGAAGTTTCTTGAAGCAAAG GCTGCGGCATACTACTACCATGGACTGGTAACAGACAAAGGAAACGAGCCAGCTTGCCACGTGAGTGCGGTGTGTTGTTTCCTTGCAGCTGCAGAGCTCCTAGCAGAAAGCAAGAAGGCTTGTTTCAGCTTCTGCTTAGCTCTTCCTGTCACTAG GGCTCCTCCTATGTGGGGTGTCATGAAGCACTTGAGCCAGAAGATTCCAGAAGTTGCTTTTAGGAAATCTCAAACGTATGGATACttgcttgaagaagaagaaaa GGCAATGCAGTGTTTACCAGAGCTCCCAGACTTTCAATTGTCATTGAGACCAGAAGAGTTTGAGCTACCTGAGATAGAAGCTGGCTCTTCTGAAGGAAATCAAACCCATTTGCTTAGTGAACATCTCGAAGACTACTCCGAtaatcatgatgatgatgaagataatGATGAGCTTGATCATTGA
- the LOC106441436 gene encoding putative F-box protein At3g23420 codes for MKKKKMSDLPRDVEEEVLCRIPLTSLGLVRSTCRRWNMLSRCDHLFANKHLLAHLAAEAKRKEPLVVTMMNYRVELMRLDLSNSEDKVAVVNPEAKLAGLDQIDVREIFHCDGLLLCIPKEDHYRLLVWNPYLGRRWIEHTHNHNLLDKRLSGRLDRYSYGLGYNNSSSHYKILRFIDYPPNFVEFKIYDFNSDSWRILDLPPRPDNWNIILDERGLSLKGSTYWFAAEAMNFDAICFLVCFDFTTETFSPPLPLPFEAFPDDALILSSSSSSSVGGEYPLQQLVVLFQSADTLEMEIWISNTTEKPNAALSWNSKVFLSANIKQLIHPRYNFLRKSACFFIDQEKKVVVVFDKDARRGAATRDMAYIFVGGGVDDGSSSFKQQLVKESKYPFCYSRACYYVIHMRYIL; via the coding sequence atgaagaagaagaagatgtcggATCTTCCAAGGGATGTCGAGGAAGAGGTGCTGTGTCGAATTCCGTTGACATCTCTGGGACTTGTCCGATCTACTTGCAGAAGGTGGAACATGTTGTCCAGATGTGATCACTTATTTGCAAACAAGCACCTCCTTGCTCATCTAGCAGCAGAAGCAAAGAGGAAGGAGCCTCTTGTGGTTACGATGATGAATTATAGGGTTGAGTTGATGAGATTGGATCTTTCCAACAGCGAAGACAAAGTTGCTGTTGTAAATCCTGAAGCTAAACTTGCTGGCCTAGATCAAATCGATGTGCGTGAAATCTTTCATTGCGACGGTCTATTGTTATGCATTCCCAAAGAAGACCACTATAGGCTATTGGTTTGGAATCCATATTTGGGACGGAGGTGGATCGAGCACACACATAATCACAACTTACTGGACAAACGTCTCTCTGGTCGTTTGGACAGGTACTCGTATGGTCTCGGATACAACAATAGTAGTAGCCACTACAAAATCCTGAGATTTATTGATTATCCCCCAAATTTCGTTGAGTTCAAAATCTACGACTTCAACTCTGATTCATGGAGGATTCTTGATCTCCCTCCTCGTCCAGACAACTGGAATATAATACTTGATGAACGCGGGCTATCTTTGAAAGGAAGTACCTACTGGTTTGCAGCAGAAGCTATGAATTTTGATGCCATTTGTTTCTTAGTCTGTTTTGATTTCACAACAGAGACATTCTCCCCGCCTTTGCCTCTCCCCTTTGAGGCTTTCCCTGACGATGCTTTGAttctatcatcatcatcatcatctagtGTTGGAGGAGAATATCCTCTGCAGCAGCTTGTGGTTTTATTCCAGTCCGCGGATACATTGGAGATGGAGATCTGGATTTCCAATACGACCGAGAAGCCCAACGCAGCCCTGTCATGGAACAGCAAGGTTTTCTTATCGGCCAATATCAAACAACTCATTCACCCCCGTTATAATTTTCTTCGGAAATCTGCGTGTTTCTTCATTGACCAGGAGAAGAAAGTCGTGGTTGTTTTTGATAAAGACGCCCGTAGGGGTGCCGCCACTCGTGATATGGCTTACATCTTTGTTGGAGGAGGAGTGGATGATGGATCATCCTCCTTTAAACAACAACTTGTTAAAGAATCTAAATACCCATTTTGTTATTCACGTGCTTGCTATTATGttattcatatgcgttatattttatga